Proteins encoded in a region of the Chitinophagaceae bacterium genome:
- a CDS encoding Rrf2 family transcriptional regulator — MLSKKTKYALNALVYLSKEAKSSQEPVLISQIAQSEKIPQKFLESILLDMKKAGIVNSKRGKGGGYFLQKRPENITLAEIMRLFDGPIALLPCVTYLYYERCEECKDEETCGIRDVFLEMRNITVDLLKKSSIQTMLDRESKLKSKK, encoded by the coding sequence ATGCTTTCCAAGAAAACAAAATACGCTTTAAATGCTTTGGTATATCTATCAAAGGAAGCTAAGTCGTCTCAGGAGCCTGTTTTAATAAGTCAAATTGCCCAAAGTGAAAAAATTCCGCAAAAGTTTTTGGAGTCAATTTTACTTGATATGAAGAAAGCCGGAATTGTGAATAGCAAGAGGGGAAAGGGGGGTGGCTATTTTTTACAGAAGCGTCCGGAAAATATCACATTAGCTGAAATAATGCGTTTGTTTGATGGTCCTATAGCTTTGCTCCCTTGTGTGACTTATCTGTATTATGAACGTTGCGAAGAGTGTAAGGATGAAGAAACCTGTGGTATCAGGGATGTTTTTTTAGAAATGAGAAATATAACCGTAGATTTACTTAAAAAATCATCTATACAAACCATGCTTGACAGAGAATCGAAATTGAAAAGTAAAAAATAA